Proteins found in one Paenibacillus sp. FSL R10-2782 genomic segment:
- the mdcD gene encoding biotin-independent malonate decarboxylase subunit beta, with the protein MQNSFVELNGRERAKALLDEGTFREMLGPLDKIQSPHLEPQGIVPQSDDGIILVLGEIHKQKVLIISMEGAFQGGGIGEVSGAKISGALELALEVNKDGNKLYPIMIFDTGGVRLQEANYGLLSISEIATQIVGLRKYVPVIGLIPGRVGAFGGMSITAELFTTLIATKKARLGLNGPEVIEQEAGVMEFDSSDKALIWNTIGVNQRFQTGLIDEVVEDTTDAVIEAIDTALKAPAKPAKTEQIDFYLTLLSNLDPTEPWTPERYREFYKQIQPVQQPVPLATEGAVDISDSRGYRWFSRLTGITHPVSDVPSVLAADVEKNGQLCRYVAIVPDASNRFPRVRNGEVGMLEGWTVAQVIKDAIRQDEKKETKRPIIAIIDVPSQAYGYKEEMVGISLALAASADAYATARLEGHPVIGVIVGNAISGGFLAHGLQSNRLIALDDSKVNIQAMSKASAARITKRTIAELDEATKKVPAMAYDVRSYSTLGALYSLLSGIQADDPQNSDVAIVERTISEAIESTKGAPRDLSFRLQTKEALAGGRMATNNVRQVLSEQW; encoded by the coding sequence ATGCAGAATAGTTTTGTGGAGCTGAATGGACGCGAGAGAGCCAAAGCGTTGCTGGACGAAGGGACTTTCCGGGAGATGCTTGGGCCGTTGGACAAAATCCAATCCCCCCACTTAGAGCCGCAAGGCATTGTTCCTCAGAGCGATGACGGGATCATTCTGGTTCTTGGCGAAATACACAAACAGAAGGTCTTGATCATTTCGATGGAAGGTGCTTTTCAAGGAGGGGGCATTGGAGAAGTCAGCGGGGCCAAAATTTCCGGAGCGCTCGAACTGGCACTGGAAGTGAATAAGGACGGGAACAAGCTATATCCCATCATGATTTTCGATACAGGAGGCGTTCGTCTACAGGAAGCGAACTATGGGTTGTTGTCGATTTCGGAGATTGCGACCCAGATCGTCGGCCTGCGTAAATACGTTCCAGTTATCGGGCTGATTCCGGGCCGCGTAGGGGCATTTGGGGGAATGTCCATTACTGCAGAATTGTTTACCACTCTGATTGCTACGAAGAAAGCGCGCCTCGGTCTGAACGGGCCGGAGGTCATTGAGCAGGAAGCAGGGGTTATGGAGTTCGATTCAAGCGACAAAGCCTTGATTTGGAACACAATTGGAGTCAACCAGCGCTTCCAAACCGGATTGATTGACGAAGTGGTGGAAGATACGACGGATGCAGTTATCGAAGCGATTGATACTGCGCTCAAGGCACCGGCAAAGCCTGCTAAAACAGAGCAAATCGATTTCTATCTGACCCTGTTAAGCAATCTTGATCCTACAGAACCTTGGACACCTGAGCGCTATCGTGAATTTTACAAGCAGATACAGCCTGTGCAGCAGCCTGTCCCGCTGGCAACAGAGGGCGCGGTCGACATTTCGGACAGTAGAGGTTATCGCTGGTTCTCCCGCTTGACGGGCATTACTCACCCAGTCAGCGATGTTCCTTCCGTACTTGCGGCCGATGTGGAAAAGAACGGACAATTGTGCAGATATGTCGCCATTGTTCCGGATGCCTCCAACCGATTCCCGCGTGTCAGAAACGGCGAGGTCGGTATGCTTGAAGGCTGGACGGTGGCTCAAGTCATCAAGGACGCAATCCGTCAGGATGAGAAAAAAGAAACCAAACGTCCGATCATTGCCATCATTGATGTACCGAGTCAAGCCTACGGCTATAAGGAAGAAATGGTCGGCATCAGCCTTGCCCTCGCTGCAAGTGCAGATGCTTATGCAACCGCTAGATTAGAGGGTCATCCGGTCATCGGTGTGATCGTCGGTAACGCGATTTCGGGAGGCTTCCTCGCGCATGGGCTGCAATCGAATCGTTTGATCGCACTGGATGACAGCAAGGTTAATATTCAGGCCATGTCCAAGGCTTCTGCTGCCCGAATCACCAAGCGGACGATTGCCGAGCTGGATGAAGCTACCAAGAAAGTTCCAGCCATGGCCTACGATGTGCGCAGCTACAGTACTCTGGGAGCACTATATTCGCTGCTGAGCGGGATCCAAGCGGACGATCCACAGAACAGTGATGTAGCCATTGTGGAACGGACCATTTCCGAGGCTATTGAGAGTACGAAAGGAGCGCCTCGTGACCTTAGCTTCCGCTTGCAGACCAAGGAAGCTCTGGCAGGTGGGCGTATGGCAACTAATAACGTGCGACAAGTGCTTTCGGAGCAATGGTAA
- a CDS encoding malonate decarboxylase subunit delta: MEKLQFQYQTTKPIRKPAHIGVVGSGDLEIIVEPVEGQTTNVSILTGSEGFGQVWENVLIRFFNRYPITANITVHDFGATPGVVMLRFTQVLEVLDYAE, translated from the coding sequence ATGGAAAAATTACAGTTTCAATATCAAACGACGAAGCCCATCCGTAAGCCAGCACATATCGGTGTTGTCGGTTCGGGGGATTTGGAGATTATTGTAGAGCCTGTGGAAGGCCAGACCACCAACGTCAGCATTTTAACAGGCAGTGAAGGATTTGGACAAGTATGGGAGAATGTTCTGATCCGTTTTTTTAACCGTTATCCGATTACTGCCAATATTACAGTTCATGACTTCGGAGCTACTCCGGGGGTAGTAATGCTTAGATTTACGCAAGTGTTGGAGGTGCTAGACTATGCAGAATAG
- a CDS encoding triphosphoribosyl-dephospho-CoA synthase, protein MLTMKHSAFAASLAAKAVKALTEEALLTPKPGLVDARDNGSHTDMSIDLMFASARALEDTFREIAIVSYLHPVDQSLREQIALIGREGEKVMLRATNGVNTHKGAIWALGLLTSARAAFPRERDPHQIMSIAGTIASFHDRYRPMQRTNGQSVKKRYAVMGAEEEARLGFPHIRDNALPTLLHARACGKTEEEARIEALLALMASVDDTCILHRGHWSDLITIKRMSGAFLAADGFRTQSGRKLFYRLSEHCKFRRLSPGGSADLLAATLFLID, encoded by the coding sequence ATGCTCACGATGAAGCATTCGGCTTTCGCGGCTTCTCTGGCTGCCAAAGCGGTAAAGGCATTGACGGAAGAGGCTCTTCTTACGCCCAAGCCTGGACTTGTCGATGCCAGAGACAATGGCTCTCATACAGATATGTCCATCGATCTGATGTTTGCATCCGCGAGAGCATTGGAGGATACGTTTCGGGAAATAGCCATTGTGTCATACCTTCACCCGGTGGACCAGTCTTTGCGCGAGCAGATAGCTCTAATCGGGCGGGAGGGCGAAAAGGTGATGCTCCGTGCAACGAACGGTGTCAATACACATAAGGGTGCCATTTGGGCCCTTGGTCTTTTAACCAGTGCACGGGCAGCCTTTCCAAGGGAACGGGACCCACATCAGATTATGAGCATTGCAGGAACAATCGCATCGTTCCATGATCGGTACCGCCCGATGCAGCGGACGAATGGACAATCGGTGAAGAAGAGATACGCGGTAATGGGAGCAGAGGAAGAGGCGAGGCTCGGTTTTCCGCACATCCGTGATAATGCCCTGCCCACTTTGCTGCACGCCAGAGCTTGTGGCAAGACGGAGGAGGAAGCACGCATCGAAGCATTATTGGCTTTGATGGCAAGTGTGGACGATACCTGCATCCTACATCGCGGCCATTGGTCAGACCTGATAACGATCAAGCGAATGTCCGGTGCCTTCCTTGCTGCAGACGGATTCAGAACCCAGTCGGGCAGAAAGCTGTTTTACCGATTGTCCGAGCATTGTAAATTTAGACGGCTCTCACCTGGAGGCAGCGCCGACCTGCTAGCCGCCACATTGTTTCTCATCGATTGA
- the mdcA gene encoding malonate decarboxylase subunit alpha: protein MNKVLRSWSQKRDKKQEKLGKVEKWLDGKYIDSSRIVDLLEALIEPGAKVVLEGDNQKQASFLSQKLLEVDSGKVHDLHMIMSSISRPEHLDIFEKGIAGKLDFSYSGSQSLRVAQMIDDGTLKLGDIHTYLELFGRLFIDLIPDVVLVAADKSDREGNLYTGNNTEETPTIVEAAAFKDGIVIVQVNEIVDELPRTDIPASWVDVIVQADKPYALEALFTRDPQNITELQILMGMMAIKGIYGKHQVQSLNHGIGFNTAAIELLLPTYGEQLGLKGKIAKHWALNPHPTLIPAIESGWVESIHSFGGEVGMEKYIAARSDVFFVGKDGSMRSNRAMCQVAGQFAVDMFIGSTLQMDCAGNSSTVTSGRLSGFGGAPNMGHDPRGRRHATPAWLDMIERPTELSKGRKLVVQMVETYGANKKPVFVDSLDAIKVKDESGLAITPVMIYGDDVTHVLTEEGIAYLYKTDSIEERKKALAAIAGVTPLGMESHESDVSLLRDRGIVAYPEDLGIMRRQAKRSLLAAQTINDLVDWSDGLYDPPAKFRSWS from the coding sequence ATGAATAAAGTACTGCGATCCTGGTCACAAAAACGTGATAAAAAGCAGGAAAAGTTAGGAAAGGTGGAAAAGTGGCTGGACGGAAAATACATCGACTCCTCCCGAATCGTCGACCTGCTGGAGGCGCTAATCGAGCCAGGTGCGAAGGTCGTACTGGAAGGAGATAACCAGAAGCAAGCGTCCTTCCTTTCCCAGAAGCTGCTGGAAGTCGATTCTGGCAAGGTGCATGACCTGCATATGATTATGTCCAGCATTTCAAGACCTGAACATTTGGATATTTTCGAGAAAGGCATCGCCGGGAAGCTGGATTTCTCCTACAGTGGCTCCCAAAGCCTGCGTGTAGCGCAAATGATTGATGACGGGACGCTTAAGCTCGGTGACATCCATACGTATTTGGAATTGTTCGGACGCCTCTTCATTGACCTTATTCCAGATGTGGTGCTGGTAGCGGCAGACAAATCAGATCGCGAGGGCAATCTGTATACCGGAAACAATACGGAAGAAACTCCGACGATCGTAGAAGCGGCCGCTTTCAAGGATGGGATCGTGATCGTGCAGGTCAACGAAATCGTGGACGAACTGCCGAGAACCGATATTCCAGCCTCCTGGGTCGATGTCATTGTACAGGCCGACAAACCTTACGCACTCGAAGCACTTTTTACCCGTGATCCGCAGAATATTACTGAACTGCAAATCCTGATGGGCATGATGGCGATCAAGGGCATTTATGGAAAACATCAGGTGCAGTCGCTTAATCACGGCATTGGCTTTAATACTGCAGCGATTGAGCTTTTGCTGCCGACCTATGGCGAGCAGCTCGGCCTGAAAGGGAAGATTGCCAAGCACTGGGCCCTGAATCCGCATCCGACTTTGATTCCGGCGATTGAATCCGGCTGGGTCGAAAGCATTCACAGCTTTGGAGGCGAGGTCGGTATGGAGAAATACATTGCGGCTCGTTCAGATGTGTTCTTCGTCGGCAAGGACGGATCTATGCGCTCCAACCGCGCGATGTGTCAGGTTGCAGGCCAATTCGCTGTAGATATGTTTATCGGATCAACGTTACAAATGGACTGCGCGGGTAATTCGTCTACCGTTACTTCCGGCAGACTGTCCGGTTTTGGAGGAGCACCGAATATGGGGCATGATCCTCGGGGACGGCGACATGCGACTCCTGCCTGGCTTGACATGATCGAGCGCCCGACGGAACTCTCTAAAGGCCGGAAATTGGTCGTGCAGATGGTTGAAACATACGGTGCCAACAAAAAGCCAGTATTTGTGGATTCGCTAGATGCCATCAAGGTGAAGGATGAATCCGGCCTCGCCATTACGCCGGTTATGATTTACGGGGATGATGTCACCCACGTCCTCACCGAGGAAGGTATCGCATACCTCTACAAGACGGACAGCATAGAGGAGAGAAAGAAGGCACTCGCGGCAATTGCGGGCGTAACGCCATTGGGTATGGAAAGCCATGAGAGCGATGTAAGCTTGCTGCGTGACAGGGGGATCGTGGCCTATCCGGAGGATCTTGGAATCATGCGTAGACAAGCCAAGCGCTCGCTGCTGGCAGCACAAACGATCAACGACCTCGTAGATTGGTCAGACGGATTGTATGATCCACCGGCTAAATTCCGGAGCTGGTCTTAA
- a CDS encoding acyltransferase domain-containing protein, translating into MKKATSIIGTELRDDEKAMGSTVWIQTALFVKETAIAYRLIEQGIRPQFVAGHSIGAFPAAVIAGVLSFEDALRIVWLRARLMEEAFPEGYGMGVIIGLTKAEVQQAVDLSHSEAMPVYLSNMNAEQQIVISGSLEGINKAFMHAKEFGAAKTVLLKVPIPSHSPLMSEVANKLLLKMHTFSMRDAQIPYLMNHTGRKTTAKEKIAEDLALNVAYPVRWMDMAAVCVESGVDCFIEMPPGHTLSTLAKQAHKDTRQISVDEIGLEATQYLIRKWKEQEE; encoded by the coding sequence GTGAAAAAGGCAACAAGTATCATCGGAACTGAACTGCGTGATGATGAGAAGGCTATGGGCTCAACGGTCTGGATTCAGACGGCACTCTTCGTTAAGGAAACGGCAATAGCCTACCGGTTGATCGAGCAGGGGATCCGTCCCCAATTTGTGGCAGGGCATTCCATTGGTGCATTTCCTGCGGCGGTCATCGCGGGAGTTCTCTCGTTCGAGGATGCGCTTCGGATCGTATGGCTCCGTGCCCGGTTGATGGAAGAAGCCTTTCCTGAAGGATATGGAATGGGTGTGATTATTGGGCTTACGAAGGCAGAGGTTCAACAAGCCGTGGATCTTTCTCATAGCGAGGCGATGCCTGTCTACCTCTCGAATATGAATGCAGAGCAGCAAATCGTCATATCCGGTTCATTGGAAGGGATAAATAAAGCTTTTATGCATGCGAAGGAGTTTGGGGCCGCTAAGACAGTGCTTCTGAAGGTTCCGATTCCTTCACACTCCCCGCTGATGTCAGAGGTAGCCAATAAGCTATTGCTGAAAATGCACACTTTTTCCATGCGGGACGCTCAAATACCATATTTGATGAATCATACGGGGAGAAAGACGACAGCCAAGGAAAAAATTGCGGAGGACCTTGCCCTAAACGTAGCATATCCCGTCCGGTGGATGGATATGGCGGCTGTCTGCGTCGAATCGGGAGTTGACTGTTTCATCGAGATGCCGCCGGGTCATACTCTTTCCACACTTGCCAAGCAAGCCCATAAGGATACCCGGCAAATATCTGTGGACGAGATCGGTTTGGAAGCGACTCAGTATCTGATTAGAAAATGGAAGGAGCAAGAAGAATGA
- a CDS encoding LysR family transcriptional regulator, protein MDYLQLKYFQVTSKYEHVTRAANELFISQPALSKMIRNLETELGVQLFDREGKHIVLNEYGKKFLKRVNQSLSALEQGISEVKEMKNEKIEVITLYVAVGSMLLPNLVGKFRDLYPQIRFNLTQHPAMVKKGLAYDFAITSEELADNEHAILLEEEILLGVPKSHPLSSQDTVFLKDLEHEKFISLTPGNSLRKTTDRFFTHVPYEPDIIFESDDPATVRGLIQTGLGISFIPSILWRNVVTEDIKLLQIREPRCMRTIYLSYPTGELHTDIEKSFFEFIIRFFQDIAQQ, encoded by the coding sequence ATGGATTATTTACAGCTTAAGTATTTTCAAGTGACCTCGAAGTATGAACATGTCACACGTGCCGCGAACGAGTTGTTTATTTCACAGCCTGCCTTAAGTAAAATGATTCGAAACCTGGAGACGGAATTGGGTGTGCAGCTATTTGACCGCGAAGGAAAACATATCGTGCTGAATGAATACGGCAAGAAGTTCCTGAAAAGAGTGAATCAGTCGCTCTCAGCGCTAGAGCAAGGCATATCCGAAGTCAAAGAAATGAAGAACGAAAAGATTGAGGTCATCACGTTATACGTCGCCGTCGGCTCTATGCTATTGCCCAACCTGGTTGGTAAGTTTCGCGATCTCTACCCTCAAATTAGATTCAACCTGACCCAGCACCCTGCGATGGTGAAGAAAGGACTGGCGTACGATTTTGCGATTACGTCCGAAGAGTTGGCAGACAACGAACATGCGATCCTGCTGGAGGAGGAAATTTTGCTTGGCGTACCAAAATCTCACCCTCTGAGTTCTCAGGACACCGTATTCCTGAAAGATCTAGAGCATGAGAAGTTTATCAGCCTTACACCTGGAAATTCGCTTAGGAAGACAACAGACCGCTTTTTTACCCACGTCCCTTATGAACCGGACATCATCTTTGAAAGTGATGATCCGGCTACGGTAAGAGGGTTGATTCAGACAGGACTTGGCATCTCCTTTATTCCTTCTATCCTGTGGAGGAACGTCGTAACCGAAGACATCAAGCTGCTTCAAATCAGGGAGCCTCGATGTATGCGAACAATCTATCTGTCCTATCCTACTGGGGAACTGCACACCGATATAGAGAAATCGTTCTTCGAATTCATCATTAGATTTTTCCAGGATATTGCCCAGCAGTGA
- a CDS encoding extracellular solute-binding protein — protein MKTVRWLVLCLAFLTMISGCSAPLSSESRSSGSNLPNRKKISLTLWYWNRSIDDELLARAEKQFPDIELNTQKIGGDFKAKLKTTLAARSGEPDIVALNDWMVELFPSADRFYDLRTLGADQLKDQYLEWKWNQGITPDGKMIAFPMDTGPTALFYRSDLFEQAGLPSDPEKVSATIRTWDGYMAAGEQLQQKFGNRSFLADNIVNVYNQMLAQNTDLYFKPDGSYIGNQSPHIRLGWQTAVAFHKKHLLANADGWTPEWNASVNNGKVASFVGAIWMKQVLTEAAPDTAGKWRVARAPGGDGNLGGSFISILKSSKHPKEAFEVLTWLQNPEHQLEAYQKIGLFPSTPGVYDDPAMETPEPFFGGQATGLIFAASARNVKSSYFGERYPVIHGIVTRRLANVAKQDADPDALWTETMDRIERELQR, from the coding sequence GTGAAGACAGTGCGATGGCTGGTGTTATGTCTTGCTTTCCTCACTATGATTAGTGGTTGTAGCGCCCCTCTGTCCTCTGAAAGTCGTTCATCTGGTAGCAATTTGCCAAACCGTAAAAAGATATCGCTTACATTATGGTACTGGAACCGTTCTATTGATGATGAGCTACTCGCTCGTGCCGAAAAGCAGTTTCCCGACATTGAACTGAACACCCAAAAAATCGGCGGTGATTTCAAAGCCAAGCTCAAGACAACTCTGGCAGCCCGTTCCGGGGAACCGGACATCGTAGCTTTGAACGACTGGATGGTAGAGTTATTTCCTAGTGCGGATCGTTTTTATGATTTGAGAACACTGGGAGCCGATCAACTCAAGGATCAGTATTTGGAGTGGAAATGGAATCAGGGCATCACCCCTGATGGCAAAATGATTGCCTTTCCCATGGACACAGGCCCTACCGCCCTCTTCTATCGTAGCGATCTCTTTGAACAGGCGGGTCTGCCCAGTGATCCTGAAAAGGTCAGTGCTACGATTCGCACATGGGACGGCTATATGGCCGCCGGAGAACAGCTTCAGCAAAAGTTCGGAAACCGTTCGTTTTTAGCTGACAATATTGTAAACGTTTACAATCAGATGCTTGCCCAAAATACGGACCTGTATTTCAAGCCGGACGGCAGCTACATCGGTAATCAATCTCCTCATATCCGTTTGGGCTGGCAAACCGCCGTGGCTTTTCACAAAAAGCATCTACTCGCCAATGCGGATGGCTGGACCCCCGAATGGAATGCTTCGGTCAATAACGGAAAAGTTGCCTCTTTTGTAGGGGCAATCTGGATGAAGCAGGTTCTCACGGAGGCCGCGCCGGATACTGCGGGCAAATGGAGAGTCGCCCGTGCCCCTGGAGGGGACGGCAATTTGGGTGGATCTTTCATTTCCATCCTCAAATCCAGCAAACACCCCAAAGAAGCCTTTGAAGTCCTGACCTGGCTTCAAAACCCGGAGCACCAGTTGGAAGCCTACCAAAAAATCGGGCTGTTCCCATCCACTCCTGGCGTCTATGACGATCCTGCCATGGAGACACCCGAACCTTTCTTTGGCGGTCAGGCCACCGGACTGATCTTTGCTGCCTCCGCACGTAATGTCAAAAGCAGCTATTTCGGCGAGCGTTATCCTGTCATTCACGGCATTGTGACACGTCGCCTTGCCAATGTCGCCAAGCAGGATGCCGATCCCGATGCATTATGGACGGAAACGATGGACCGAATCGAACGGGAATTACAGCGGTAA
- a CDS encoding sugar ABC transporter permease: MLKEIWKHRAVYAAISPFYLLFGIFGLFPIGFSIYLAFHKWDGIGDMTYNGWGNFRYLVTDNEFWQAVGNTFAIWVYSTIPMLFFALIIAFLLYAPFVKMRTLWRVGFFLPNVTSIVAVAIIFGALFANNFGFLNYLLQLLGLPMIQWLNVPWGIQIAVSSMVVWRWTGYNAIIYLAGLQSIPHVLYEAAKIDGATGAQAFFRITIPMLRPVILFTVITSTIGGMQLFTEPQVLVGNDGGAGASGMTIVLYLYRESFINNYFGYGAAVGWGMFLIIALFSIVNWKLVQGKK, from the coding sequence ATGCTGAAAGAAATATGGAAGCACCGTGCCGTATATGCCGCAATCTCGCCGTTTTACCTGCTGTTTGGCATCTTCGGCTTGTTTCCGATTGGCTTTTCAATATATCTGGCGTTTCACAAATGGGATGGCATCGGAGATATGACCTATAACGGCTGGGGTAACTTTCGCTACCTTGTGACAGATAACGAATTTTGGCAGGCTGTGGGCAATACCTTTGCGATCTGGGTGTATTCAACGATTCCGATGCTATTTTTTGCACTGATTATTGCCTTCCTGCTTTATGCACCCTTTGTCAAAATGCGTACCCTGTGGCGGGTCGGATTTTTTCTGCCGAACGTGACATCCATTGTGGCGGTTGCCATCATCTTTGGCGCTTTATTTGCCAATAATTTCGGATTTCTCAATTACCTGCTGCAACTCCTGGGCTTGCCTATGATTCAGTGGCTTAATGTGCCGTGGGGTATCCAAATCGCCGTTTCCTCCATGGTTGTATGGAGATGGACCGGCTATAACGCGATCATCTATCTGGCAGGACTCCAGAGTATTCCGCATGTGCTGTATGAGGCTGCGAAAATAGATGGAGCAACCGGAGCGCAGGCCTTCTTTCGCATCACCATTCCCATGCTGCGTCCAGTCATCCTGTTTACCGTAATTACGTCTACCATTGGCGGAATGCAGTTGTTCACCGAGCCGCAGGTGCTGGTCGGTAATGACGGCGGCGCCGGAGCAAGTGGCATGACCATTGTGTTGTATCTGTATCGTGAATCGTTCATTAACAATTATTTTGGATATGGCGCAGCCGTTGGATGGGGCATGTTCCTCATTATTGCCCTGTTTTCCATCGTGAACTGGAAACTCGTACAAGGTAAAAAATAA